DNA from Conexivisphaera calida:
CGGCGGTCCGCTACGGGCTGGGAATGCCCATGGGCGCATTCGAGCTCTCGGACTACATAGGGATAGACGTGCTGGACGACATAATCAAGGCGATGATCGCCAGGGGTTTCTCGATGACGCCCTGTGGACTGTACTCCGGCATGCGCTCGGCAGGCAAGCTGGGCGTCAAATCCGGCCAGGGATTCTACGCGCACCCCGGCTCCAAGTTCAGGAAACCGGAGCTGGACCGCTCGCTCGCCGCCAAAGTGGACCCGATCCTCTTGGTGGCGCCCGCCGTGAACGAGGCGGCTTATCTGCTGAGGGAGGAAGTGGCAAGCAGGGACGACATAGACAAGGCCGTCCGGCTGGGCCTCAACTATCCGAAGGGGATATTCGAGTACGCCGACTCGTATGGAGTTGACTCGGTGATAGATGCGCTCAGGCGCCTGGAGGAGGCGCTCGGGTCGCGCGAGTACGAGCCGGATCCACTTCTGCTGGAGATGCGCTCGGCGGGCAAGCTGGGCGTCAAATCCGGCCAGGGATTCTACGCGTACAAACGTCGAGGCGAGTGAATACATGGCACGGATCTCCGGGCGGCTCTCGTCGATAAAACCATCCGGCGTGAGGGAGCTCTTCGACCTGGCTGGCAGATATCCGGACGTGGTCAACCTGACGCTGGGCGAGCCCGATGTCGCGACGCCCGCGAACGTGCGCGATGCCGCGCGCAGGGCGCTGGAGGAGGGGTTCACGCACTACACGCCCAACGCGGGGCTCCCGGAGCTCCGGAGGGCTATCTCCGAGAGATACGCGAGGGACTATGGCGCGCACGTCGATCAGGAGGAGGTCCTGGTCACGCAGGGCGGCAGTCAGGCCATACTGGAGGCCATGGCCGCCGTGATGGACGAGGGTGACTCAGTGTTAGTGCCCACCCCCGCCTTCGTGGGGTACGCGGGCGCCGCGTCCCTCCTCGGGATAAGGACGATCGAGGTCGAGACCAGTGCGGACGAGGGATTCACGCCGACGGTCGAGTCCCTGAGGGCGGCGGCCGACGGGAGGACCCGTGCGATCATAGTGAACAGCCCGGGGAACCCGACTGGCGCGGTCTACAGCAGGCGTGCCATCGAGGAGATAATATCGTTCGCGGAGGAGCGCGACCTGTGGATAATCTCGGACGAGGTTTACGAGAAGTTCATCTACGGCGCCGAGTTCGTTAGCCTCTCCTCGTTCGACCAGGACGTCCGCGGGAGGACGATAATAGTCAACTCCTTCTCCAAGACGTACGCCATGACCGGGTGGAGGCTGGGCTACATGATAGCGCCCAGGAACGTCGTGGAGGCGGCGGTGAAGTTCCAGATGTACGATGCAGTCTGTCCGAGCTCCATAGCGCAGAGGGCGGCGCTGGAGGCGCTCAGGGGTCCGCAGGACTTCACCTCGAGCTACGTAGCCGAGGTCGGGAGGAGGCTCGACTACGCGTACTCAAGGCTGTCATCGATGAGGGGCGTCCGCGTGGTCCGCCCCAGGGGCGCCTTCTACATATTCCCGGGGATAGATCTCAACATGAGCTCCGCCGAGCTGGCGAGGGCGCTGATACAGGAGGAGAGGGTGGCGGTCGTCCCCGGCTCCGCGTTCGGGAGGGGAGGCGAGGGACACATCAGGATCTCGCTCGCCGCCAGCATGGACGCAATAGGGAAGGGGCTGGACGGGCTGGAGAGATTTCTGAATAAACATGGTTAGATACATCCCTTTGTTATAAATTACAGTTAAAACTAGCCATGGCTAAATCCTTTTTAACGCATGTTTCCGCGGCCCACCGGTCAGTCCATGCAGGACAGGAGAATATGGGAACATCCCATTCTCAAGTGGGACAGATCTAAG
Protein-coding regions in this window:
- a CDS encoding pyridoxal phosphate-dependent aminotransferase, whose translation is MARISGRLSSIKPSGVRELFDLAGRYPDVVNLTLGEPDVATPANVRDAARRALEEGFTHYTPNAGLPELRRAISERYARDYGAHVDQEEVLVTQGGSQAILEAMAAVMDEGDSVLVPTPAFVGYAGAASLLGIRTIEVETSADEGFTPTVESLRAAADGRTRAIIVNSPGNPTGAVYSRRAIEEIISFAEERDLWIISDEVYEKFIYGAEFVSLSSFDQDVRGRTIIVNSFSKTYAMTGWRLGYMIAPRNVVEAAVKFQMYDAVCPSSIAQRAALEALRGPQDFTSSYVAEVGRRLDYAYSRLSSMRGVRVVRPRGAFYIFPGIDLNMSSAELARALIQEERVAVVPGSAFGRGGEGHIRISLAASMDAIGKGLDGLERFLNKHG